One part of the Deltaproteobacteria bacterium genome encodes these proteins:
- a CDS encoding CDP-alcohol phosphatidyltransferase family protein: MMDDAAAPTPTRTTLPNLLTYFRLAAVPFLILAFVQQWYLVALILFCLAGGTDLIDGYIARRFNQRSRLGAILDPIADKLLMAVSFIGLATVPGGKIIPIWFVVLVLGKDLFIIAGIGYFLWRKVPIEYGAVFWSKVTTLLLLVIGGLALIDLTFPGVAIIGYPVWDFVFWGSFIGGALLIITILEYLQRGLEILQRPR, from the coding sequence ATGATGGACGACGCGGCCGCTCCCACACCGACCAGAACGACGCTCCCGAACTTGCTCACCTATTTTCGCCTCGCGGCGGTGCCGTTTCTCATCTTGGCGTTCGTACAACAGTGGTACTTAGTCGCGCTGATCCTCTTCTGTCTCGCCGGCGGCACCGACTTAATCGACGGCTATATCGCACGGCGCTTCAATCAGCGCTCCAGGCTCGGCGCCATCCTCGACCCGATCGCCGACAAACTCTTAATGGCCGTCTCGTTCATCGGTCTCGCCACCGTTCCCGGAGGCAAGATCATCCCCATTTGGTTTGTCGTGCTGGTCCTGGGGAAAGATCTCTTCATCATCGCCGGCATCGGCTATTTTTTGTGGCGCAAAGTCCCGATCGAATACGGGGCCGTGTTCTGGAGTAAAGTGACGACGCTGTTGTTGTTGGTCATCGGCGGGCTGGCACTCATCGACCTGACGTTTCCCGGCGTGGCGATCATTGGATATCCGGTCTGGGACTTCGTCTTTTGGGGAAGTTTCATTGGCGGCGCGTTGTTGATCATCACCATCCTCGAATACCTGCAACGCGGTCTCGAAATCCTGCAACGACCAAGGTAG
- a CDS encoding type IV pilus twitching motility protein PilT — protein sequence MTLKELLEKALAVNASDLHVGAGSPPQIRVDGNLKTLEGYPALTAEDTLRLCCEPISAEQREKIKTARELDFSFGIGERCRIRANIFWQQASMAGAFRQIPFRIPTIEELGLPDILIHLTERTRGLVLVTGPTGSGKSTTLAALLDRINEQRHDHIITIEDPIEYLYVQKNCVIAQREVGSDTDSFSLALKYALRQDPDVILVGEMRDLETIQNAVTAAETGHLVFATLHTNTAVQSIDRIIDVFPPHQQPQVRTQLSFILEAVVTQQLMPRNGGGRVLAQEIMVPNAAIRNLIRENKTHQIYASMQVGQDKSGMLTMNQALANLVSHQVIPFEEGVRRSTDRDEFMHLMEKFRTMGPAALGRAVQPGGAAAADDRMKTLGRQPAQKG from the coding sequence ATGACACTCAAAGAACTGCTCGAGAAGGCCCTCGCGGTCAACGCGTCCGACCTCCACGTCGGCGCCGGCTCCCCACCCCAAATCCGCGTCGACGGCAACCTCAAGACCCTCGAAGGATATCCGGCCCTCACTGCCGAAGACACGCTGCGCCTCTGCTGTGAACCGATCAGTGCGGAACAACGGGAAAAAATTAAGACCGCGCGCGAACTCGATTTTTCGTTCGGGATCGGGGAACGCTGCCGGATCCGCGCCAACATTTTTTGGCAACAGGCCAGCATGGCCGGGGCCTTCCGCCAAATCCCCTTCCGCATCCCCACGATCGAAGAGTTAGGGCTCCCGGACATCCTGATCCACTTGACCGAACGTACGCGCGGACTCGTGCTCGTCACCGGACCGACCGGCAGCGGAAAATCCACAACGTTGGCCGCGTTACTCGATCGGATCAACGAACAACGACACGACCATATCATCACGATCGAAGATCCGATCGAATATCTCTACGTGCAAAAAAATTGCGTGATCGCGCAACGGGAAGTCGGCAGCGACACCGACAGCTTCTCGCTCGCGCTCAAATACGCATTGCGCCAGGATCCGGACGTCATTCTGGTCGGAGAAATGCGCGATCTGGAAACGATCCAGAACGCCGTCACCGCAGCCGAGACGGGGCACTTAGTCTTCGCAACCCTGCACACCAATACGGCCGTCCAATCGATCGACCGCATCATCGACGTCTTTCCGCCGCATCAACAACCCCAAGTCCGCACCCAGCTTTCGTTCATCCTCGAGGCCGTCGTCACGCAGCAACTGATGCCGCGCAACGGCGGCGGACGCGTGCTGGCGCAAGAGATCATGGTGCCGAATGCTGCTATTCGGAATTTGATTCGGGAAAATAAGACGCACCAGATCTACGCCTCGATGCAAGTCGGCCAAGACAAATCAGGGATGCTCACGATGAACCAAGCGTTGGCGAATCTCGTCAGCCACCAAGTGATCCCGTTCGAAGAAGGCGTCCGCCGGAGCACCGATCGCGACGAGTTCATGCACTTGATGGAAAAATTCCGCACGATGGGACCCGCCGCACTCGGACGCGCTGTGCAGCCAGGCGGTGCAGCGGCAGCAGATGACCGGATGAAGACCCTCGGCCGCCAGCCTGCCCAAAAGGGGTAA
- a CDS encoding histidine triad nucleotide-binding protein — protein sequence MSASQCIFCRISAGEIPCRQVYATSTVLAFHDIQPQAPTHILLIPRLHIATLNDFPIEQRGLAADLIAATQQIVRDLGLATRGYRVIINTNADAGQEVFHLHWHICGGQPLGKMLTINRAQ from the coding sequence ATGAGTGCCAGCCAATGTATTTTTTGTCGCATCAGCGCGGGTGAAATTCCGTGCCGCCAAGTGTATGCGACATCCACTGTGCTCGCCTTTCACGATATCCAACCGCAAGCCCCGACCCACATCCTGCTCATTCCGCGGCTGCACATCGCGACGCTCAATGATTTCCCAATCGAGCAGCGTGGCTTGGCCGCCGACCTCATCGCGGCCACACAGCAGATCGTGCGCGACCTTGGATTGGCCACACGCGGCTATCGCGTAATCATCAACACCAATGCCGATGCCGGCCAGGAAGTCTTCCATCTGCACTGGCATATTTGCGGAGGTCAGCCGTTGGGGAAGATGCTCACAATTAATAGGGCGCAATAG
- the lipB gene encoding lipoyl(octanoyl) transferase LipB, with translation MIAVDDWGTIPYRLAWERQEALRQQRLADTIDDTLILCEHPRVFTTGRQDCSADWRADAATIAQAGIEVVPSNRGGRVTYHGPGQLVGYCIFNLHARKIGVREFVTQVEELLIRTLAHFQILAGRDAAYPGVWVGQQKVAALGLHISHGVTLHGFALNYAPQLSDYQYIVPCGIQQRGVTSIAALRGGNAPTRADVVATLCRMLTDVFPERSSSYSAASNIGPTFTPVAGGCSSGRSSS, from the coding sequence ATGATTGCTGTCGATGATTGGGGCACGATTCCCTACCGCCTGGCATGGGAACGCCAAGAGGCACTGCGACAACAACGGCTCGCCGACACGATCGACGACACCTTGATCCTCTGCGAACATCCGCGCGTCTTTACGACCGGCCGCCAAGACTGCAGCGCCGATTGGCGCGCCGATGCAGCAACGATCGCACAAGCGGGGATAGAAGTAGTGCCGAGCAATCGTGGCGGACGCGTCACGTATCATGGGCCCGGCCAATTGGTCGGGTACTGCATTTTCAACCTGCATGCCCGCAAGATCGGCGTGCGTGAGTTCGTTACACAAGTGGAAGAACTCCTCATCCGCACGCTGGCCCATTTCCAGATCCTCGCCGGCCGTGACGCCGCGTATCCCGGCGTCTGGGTCGGGCAGCAAAAAGTCGCCGCGCTGGGGCTGCACATCAGTCATGGCGTCACACTCCACGGCTTCGCGCTGAACTACGCCCCGCAATTGTCGGATTATCAATATATCGTGCCGTGCGGCATCCAACAGCGCGGCGTCACGTCGATCGCGGCGCTTCGCGGCGGCAACGCGCCAACGCGCGCCGACGTGGTCGCGACGCTGTGTCGGATGTTGACGGACGTATTTCCGGAACGAAGTAGCAGTTATTCGGCGGCTTCGAACATCGGGCCGACGTTCACTCCCGTCGCAGGCGGCTGTTCCTCGGGGCGAAGTTCGTCGTAA
- a CDS encoding DNA integrity scanning protein DisA nucleotide-binding domain protein produces MQPDNVVILQAAFTMAVRRGAKSTLLFIDSLDDLVYPKPIPRGFSLILISKRKKFEFTEAEEASLAGRAKAMVTLPKLALTRLAKMKLALLMALSRGQITAEGPIVCIVGQSDQEPLDAIQFIDPTRENELLTFRGQGKISESIQPEVFQAVLMLSMELAEKGREGKPVGTTFVVGDAERVWQLSKQMIINPFKGYDEEERNILSPGLKETIREFSGLDGAFVIGSEGTVLTAGRYLNTAADIAQLPRGLGSRHLAAAGITALTQAVAFVISESSGDVRIFKDGKIIMEIEKSTSRGK; encoded by the coding sequence ATGCAGCCCGACAATGTCGTCATCTTGCAAGCGGCGTTCACGATGGCCGTGCGCCGTGGTGCGAAGTCGACCTTGCTCTTCATCGATTCGTTGGACGATCTCGTCTATCCGAAGCCGATCCCGCGCGGGTTCTCGCTGATTTTGATCAGCAAACGGAAAAAATTTGAATTCACCGAGGCCGAAGAGGCTTCGTTGGCCGGGCGCGCGAAGGCGATGGTCACGTTGCCGAAGTTGGCGCTGACGCGACTCGCAAAGATGAAATTGGCGCTGTTAATGGCGCTGTCGCGCGGGCAGATCACGGCGGAGGGACCGATCGTCTGTATTGTCGGGCAGTCGGATCAAGAACCGCTCGATGCGATCCAGTTCATCGACCCGACGCGGGAGAACGAACTCCTGACGTTCCGTGGCCAAGGGAAAATCAGTGAATCGATTCAGCCAGAGGTCTTTCAAGCCGTGTTGATGCTGAGCATGGAATTAGCGGAAAAGGGGCGCGAAGGGAAGCCGGTCGGGACGACCTTCGTCGTCGGGGACGCGGAGCGAGTGTGGCAACTCTCCAAACAGATGATCATCAATCCGTTCAAGGGCTACGATGAAGAAGAACGCAATATCCTGAGTCCCGGACTGAAGGAGACGATTCGGGAGTTTTCCGGCCTGGATGGGGCCTTCGTGATCGGCAGCGAGGGGACGGTGCTCACGGCCGGACGGTACTTGAACACCGCGGCCGATATTGCCCAACTGCCGCGCGGTTTAGGGAGTCGACACCTCGCAGCAGCAGGAATCACGGCCTTGACGCAGGCCGTGGCCTTTGTTATCAGCGAATCCTCCGGCGACGTCCGCATCTTCAAGGACGGCAAAATCATCATGGAGATTGAAAAAAGCACGTCACGTGGGAAGTAA
- a CDS encoding aldehyde dehydrogenase family protein, producing the protein MAQASPTMDLATSRTLVSTNPATLERLGEVPITASADVHAAVARARAAQPTWAALSFAARRDCLLRAREYLLQHLDAFALTITQENGKPLVEALTAELYPLADLLYYFAHHTATLLRGESLPTGLMRLLGRTSRLTYRPVGVVGIIAPWNYPFSIPAGSVAMALMAGNSVVLKPSSATPLVGMRVAELFEAAQLPSDVFIHIPGDATTGQTLCETRLHKLIFTGSVGVGKKVMAACAQNLIPCVLELGGKDPMIVRADADLDFASSGAVWGAFTNAGQCCASVERVYVHQAVAERFIELVVRKTQQLRQGIGTNAAVEIGPLTTAAQLAIVERQVEEARARGAQILTGGERNAAFPGYFYRPTVLTNVDHSFAVMREETFGPLLPIMTFSDDREAVQLANDTTFGLTASVWSRDRTAAERMAKRIHAGTVTINDCLYTHAICQTPWGGSGESGFGRTHGKVGLMELVEPHHIHVNTSAPRKDLWWYPYGQRVYDLFRVMARTATGGWWQRLRSLPTLLQSLKLPKS; encoded by the coding sequence ATGGCACAGGCGTCACCAACTATGGACCTTGCGACATCGCGGACATTGGTTTCGACCAACCCCGCCACGCTGGAACGGCTTGGTGAAGTCCCGATCACGGCGTCCGCAGACGTCCACGCGGCCGTCGCACGCGCGCGCGCGGCGCAACCCACGTGGGCCGCGCTTTCGTTCGCCGCACGGCGAGACTGCTTGCTACGTGCGCGCGAGTATTTGCTTCAACATCTCGACGCGTTCGCCCTGACGATCACACAAGAAAACGGCAAACCGTTGGTCGAGGCCCTAACGGCGGAACTCTACCCCCTCGCCGATCTGCTCTATTATTTTGCGCACCACACGGCCACGTTGCTGCGTGGAGAATCACTCCCGACCGGCCTGATGCGGCTGTTGGGACGCACGTCGCGGCTCACCTATCGCCCCGTCGGCGTGGTCGGCATCATCGCCCCGTGGAATTATCCATTTTCCATCCCCGCCGGCAGCGTGGCAATGGCCCTGATGGCCGGCAACAGCGTCGTGCTGAAACCCTCCTCCGCGACGCCGCTGGTCGGGATGCGGGTCGCCGAGCTGTTCGAGGCCGCGCAATTACCGAGCGATGTCTTCATCCACATCCCCGGCGACGCCACGACGGGACAGACATTGTGCGAAACGCGACTCCACAAACTCATTTTCACTGGCAGCGTGGGTGTCGGGAAAAAAGTCATGGCCGCATGCGCGCAAAACCTCATTCCGTGCGTGTTGGAACTCGGCGGCAAAGACCCGATGATCGTCCGCGCCGATGCCGACCTCGATTTCGCCAGCAGCGGCGCGGTCTGGGGGGCCTTCACCAACGCCGGACAATGCTGCGCCTCCGTCGAGCGCGTCTATGTGCATCAGGCGGTCGCGGAACGCTTTATCGAACTGGTGGTTCGCAAAACGCAGCAACTCCGCCAAGGCATCGGCACCAACGCCGCGGTCGAAATCGGCCCGCTCACCACGGCTGCACAATTGGCCATTGTGGAACGCCAAGTCGAAGAGGCGCGCGCGCGGGGAGCACAGATCCTGACGGGCGGTGAACGGAACGCCGCATTCCCCGGCTATTTCTATCGCCCCACCGTGCTCACTAATGTGGATCACAGTTTTGCCGTGATGCGCGAAGAAACATTCGGCCCGTTGCTTCCGATCATGACCTTCAGTGATGACCGCGAAGCCGTACAGCTCGCCAACGACACCACGTTCGGCCTCACGGCGTCGGTCTGGAGCCGCGATCGCACTGCGGCCGAACGGATGGCCAAGAGAATCCATGCCGGCACGGTGACGATCAACGACTGCCTCTACACACACGCGATCTGTCAAACCCCATGGGGCGGCAGCGGCGAGAGCGGATTTGGGCGAACGCACGGCAAAGTCGGTCTGATGGAATTGGTCGAACCCCACCACATCCACGTCAACACGTCCGCGCCGCGCAAAGACCTCTGGTGGTATCCGTATGGACAGCGTGTCTACGACCTGTTTCGGGTGATGGCGCGCACCGCGACCGGCGGATGGTGGCAGCGCCTGCGAAGTCTCCCGACGCTGCTGCAAAGTCTCAAATTGCCGAAATCATAA